One genomic segment of Brassica napus cultivar Da-Ae chromosome A3, Da-Ae, whole genome shotgun sequence includes these proteins:
- the LOC106444096 gene encoding adenylate isopentenyltransferase 8, chloroplastic, which produces MQELTSTFVTRSLVPTTYTRPPQLRPKSIVPMTVCMDQSRKEKVVVIMGATGTGKSRLSVGLAARFSGEIINSDKMQFYNGLEIATNQITIPERCGVAHHLLGKLPVDDTELTASEFRSVASRSISEISSRGKLPIIAGGSNSFVHALLVDRFDPVTNPFSSKPSISSELRYDCFFLWVDVSASVLYHYLSKRVDQMMESGMFEELASFYNPRNSRSTIRTGIHQAIGVPEFDRYFGVYPPEKSHNVFEWDQARKAAYEEAVHEIKDNTWRLAKKQIERIMMLRSSGWEIHRLDATASLRASSREVWENKVLRESVKNVKRFLLKD; this is translated from the exons ATGCAAGAACTTACTTCTACGTTCGTCACTCGTTCCCTCGTCCCGACCACTTACACACGACCACCTCAACTACGACCAAAGTCAATAGTTCCCATGACCGTTTGCATGGACCAATCACGCAAGGAGAAAGTGGTTGTCATAATGGGAGCCACGGGAACAGGCAAGTCACGTCTCTCAGTGGGCCTAGCAGCTCGTTTCTCCGGAGAGATCATCAACTCTGACAAAATGCAATTCTACAACGGACTGGAGATCGCCACTAATCAAATCACTATCCCTGAGCGGTGCGGAGTCGCTCACCATCTACTCGGCAAGCTTCCTGTAGATGACACCGAACTAACTGCCTCCGAGTTCCGCTCTGTGGCGTCACGTTCTATCTCTGAGATATCCTCTCGTGGGAAGCTCCCGATAATAGCAGGAGGATCTAACTCTTTCGTACATGCCCTCCTTGTAGATCGTTTTGACCCCGTAACCAATCCATTCTCTTCTAAGCCGTCTATTTCTTCTGAGCTGAG GTACGATTGCTTCTTCCTCTGGGTGGATGTCTCGGCCTCAGTTCTGTACCACTACCTCTCAAAACGTGTCGACCAAATGATGGAGTCGGGAATGTTCGAGGAGCTCGCAAGTTTCTACAACCCTAGAAACTCCCGgtccacaatccgaaccgggATTCACCAGGCTATAGGAGTACCGGAGTTCGACCGGTACTTCGGAGTCTACCCGCCGGAAAAAAGCCACAATGTGTTCGAGTGGGACCAAGCGAGAAAGGCGGCGTACGAGGAAGCAGTGCATGAGATCAAAGACAACACGTGGCGGCTTGCGAAGAAGCAGATAGAGAGGATCATGATGCTGAGAAGCAGCGGTTGGGAGATTCACAGGTTGGACGCTACGGCGTCGTTAAGGGCATCGTCAAGAGAGGTTTGGGAGAATAAGGTTTTGAGGGAAAGCGTCAAGAATGTGAAACGCTTCTTGCTTAAAGACTAG